In a single window of the Callithrix jacchus isolate 240 chromosome 1, calJac240_pri, whole genome shotgun sequence genome:
- the LOC103790460 gene encoding uncharacterized protein LOC103790460 — MLSKGADKQRRSVPFQLLLLQEKMEDSRQNAVQPLELAYCLQKYSILPGGQYELFTVIAHVGMVDSSHYCAYIWNAVDKKWFFFNDSNIA; from the exons ATGTTGTCCAAGGGAGCTGACAAGCAGAGGAGAAGTGTCCCTTTCCAGCTGCTTCTGCTGCAGGAGAAGATGGAGGACAGCCGGCAGAATGCAGTGCAGCCCCTGGAGCTGGCCTACTGCCTGCAGAAGTACAGCATACTG CCTGGAGGGCAGTATGAGCTCTTCACTGTAATTGCACATGTGGGAATGGTGGACTCCAGTCATTACTGTGCCTACATCTGGAATGCTGTGGACAAAAAATGGTTCTTCTTCAATGACTCCAACATTGCCTAA